The Vescimonas coprocola genome includes a window with the following:
- a CDS encoding response regulator transcription factor: protein MHLLVIEDERALCETIVRSLRRLAYSVDYCYDGEKALELLGVERYDLVLLDLNLPKKDGMTVLRTLRQTDRETKVLILSARSEVEDKVQGLDAGANDYLAKPFHLAELEARIRSLTLRQFTQQDVLLSCGGLTFDTRSRTATVNGQTLTLTRKETGILEYLMVHQGRPVSQEELMDHVWDNSVDSFSNSIRVHISALRKKLRTVLGYDPIRNRIGEGYLMGGEEA from the coding sequence ATGCACCTTTTGGTTATTGAAGACGAACGCGCCTTGTGCGAAACCATCGTCCGCAGCCTGCGGCGGCTGGCCTACAGCGTGGACTACTGCTACGACGGGGAGAAGGCTCTGGAGCTTTTGGGCGTGGAGCGCTACGATCTGGTACTTCTTGATCTGAATCTGCCGAAAAAGGACGGCATGACGGTGCTGCGCACCCTGCGGCAGACCGACCGGGAGACAAAGGTGCTGATCCTCTCCGCCCGCAGCGAAGTGGAGGACAAGGTGCAGGGGCTGGATGCCGGGGCGAACGACTATCTGGCGAAGCCCTTCCACTTAGCTGAATTGGAGGCCCGCATCCGCAGCCTGACATTGCGGCAGTTCACCCAGCAGGATGTGCTGCTAAGCTGCGGAGGCCTGACCTTTGACACCCGCTCCCGTACTGCCACCGTCAACGGGCAGACACTGACGCTCACTCGGAAGGAAACGGGGATCCTGGAATACCTGATGGTGCATCAAGGAAGGCCGGTAAGTCAGGAGGAGCTGATGGATCACGTTTGGGACAATAGCGTGGACAGCTTCAGCAACTCCATTCGCGTCCACATCTCCGCCCTGCGCAAAAAGCTCCGCACCGTGCTGGGCTATGACCCCATCCGCAACCGCATCGGCGAGGGCTATCTGATGGGAGGCGAGGAGGCATGA